A genomic region of Zea mays cultivar B73 chromosome 6, Zm-B73-REFERENCE-NAM-5.0, whole genome shotgun sequence contains the following coding sequences:
- the LOC100383179 gene encoding galactoside 2-alpha-L-fucosyltransferase → MALVGVVGIGITKRPSQQCLDAVESAARRAEAEEGTVEQNTPPWMATKKVTALAAICLVALPILMVTTVSRRDVPRTPASFWPLATLARQEKLVGGLLVPGFDERSCLSRYQSAFYRKNLARSPSAHLIRRLRQHEALQRRCGPGTEAYRAAAARLRSSSHRNGSNDDNDTRGACRYLVLVPYRGLGNRILAVASAFLYAVLADRVLLLGGETSLGDVFCEPFPGTSWLLPPRFPIGDLQNLTGDVRESYGNLVQQNDSAAAAAASGLRYVFVDLDHSCTYHDKLFFCDDGERQFLRRAAWLVMRTDGYFVPALFLNPAYQDELDGMFPRKDSVFYLLAHYLFHPTNEVWGLVTRFHRSYLRGSDERLGIQVRVFDGDAPFQHILDQILACTSQEHLLPDVAVTQEPSAGRGARSKAVLMTGLSSWYYEKIRWKYWQSATATGEVVSVYQPSHEEHQLSGYTTHDMKAVAEMYLLGMTDKIVTSGWSTFGYVGHGLGGLTPWIMFRPENHTTPYPPCRRAKSMEPCMHGPPFYDCRAKHGADTGKLVPHVQHCEDMSWGLKLVHPE, encoded by the exons ATGGCCTTGGTGGGCGTGGTCGGCATTGGCATAACCAAGCGACCGTCGCAGCAATGCCTGGACGCCGTCGAGAGCGCGGCCCGACGCGCCGAGGCAGAAGAGGGTACGGTGGAGCAGAACACACCGCCATGGATGGCGACAAAGAAGGTCACAGCGCTCGCCGCCATCTGCCTCGTTGCGTTGCCCATCCTGATGGTGACCACGGTTAGCCGGCGGGACGTGCCGCGGACGCCCGCGTCCTTCTGGCCCTTGGCGACCCTCGCGAGGCAAG AGAAGCTTGTCGGCGGCCTGCTCGTGCCGGGGTTCGACGAGCGGTCGTGCCTCAGCCGCTACCAGTCCGCGTTCTACCGCAAGAACCTGGCGCGGTCGCCGTCCGCGCACCTCATCAGGCGGCTGCGCCAGCACGAGGCGCTGCAGCGCCGGTGCGGCCCGGGCACCGAGGCGTACAGGGCCGCGGCGGCGCGGCTCAGATCGTCGTCGCACCGCAATGGcagcaacgacgacaacgacaccCGCGGCGCCTGCAGGTACCTGGTGCTGGTGCCGTACCGGGGGCTCGGGAACAGGATCCTGGCCGTGGCGTCGGCGTTCCTCTACGCCGTGCTCGCCGACCGCGTCCTGCTCCTCGGCGGCGAGACGTCGCTGGGCGACGTCTTCTGCGAGCCGTTCCCGGGGACGTCGTGGCTGCTGCCGCCGCGGTTCCCGATCGGCGACCTCCAGAACCTGACGGGCGACGTGCGGGAGAGCTACGGGAACCTGGTGCAGCAGAACGacagcgcggcggcggcggcggcgtccggGCTCCGGTACGTGTTCGTGGACCTCGACCACTCGTGCACGTACCACGACAAGCTCTTCTTCTGCGACGACGGCGAGCGGCAGTTCCTCCGGCGCGCGGCGTGGCTGGTGATGAGGACGGACGGGTACTTCGTGCCGGCGCTGTTCCTGAACCCGGCGTACCAGGACGAGCTCGACGGGATGTTCCCTCGGAAGGACTCGGTGTTCTACCTCCTGGCGCACTACCTGTTCCACCCGACGAACGAGGTTTGGGGGCTGGTGACGAGGTTCCACAGGTCGTACCTGAGGGGCTCGGACGAAAGGCTGGGCATCCAGGTGAGGGTGTTCGACGGAGACGCCCCGTTCCAGCACATCCTGGACCAGATCCTCGCCTGCACTTCGCAGGAACACCTGCTCCCCGACGTGGCGGTGACGCAAGAGCCGTCGGCGGGCCGCGGCGCGCGGTCCAAGGCCGTCCTGATGACCGGCCTCAGCTCGTGGTACTACGAGAAGATACGGTGGAAGTACTGGCAGTCGGCGACGGCCACCGGAGAGGTCGTGAGCGTGTACCAGCCGAGCCACGAGGAGCACCAGCTCTCCGGCTACACGACGCACGACATGAAGGCGGTGGCGGAGATGTACCTGCTGGGCATGACCGACAAGATCGTCACCAGCGGCTGGTCGACGTTCGGCTACGTCGGGCACGGCCTCGGCGGGCTCACGCCGTGGATCATGTTCAGGCCTGAGAACCACACCACGCCTTACCCGCCGTGCCGCCGGGCCAAGTCCATGGAGCCGTGCATGCACGGGCCGCCGTTCTACGACTGCAGGGCCAAGCACGGCGCCGACACGGGGAAGCTGGTGCCGCACGTCCAGCACTGCGAAGACATGAGCTGGGGGCTCAAACTTGTTCATCCCGAGTGA
- the LOC100283082 gene encoding EF hand family protein — translation MAFMRYRALPRGELTAEEFRAWLAQFDADSDGRISREELRHALRSLNVRFAWWKARGGVRAADADRDGGVQLGEDEVARLFAFAQSHLRVKIAQLGYY, via the coding sequence atggcgTTCATGCGGTACCGCGCGCTGCCGCGGGGGGAGCTAACAGCGGAGGAGTTCCGGGCGTGGCTGGCGCAGTTCGACGCGGACAGCGACGGGCGGATCAGCAGGGAGGAGCTGCGGCACGCGCTGCGGAGCCTCAACGTGCGGTTCGCGTGGTGGAAGGCGAGGGGCGGCGTGCGCGCCGCCGACGCCGACCGCGACGGCGGCGTGCAGCTGggggaggacgaggtggcccgccTCTTCGCCTTCGCGCAGAGCCACCTCCGCGTCAAGATCGCCCAGCTCGGGTACTACTAG
- the LOC100277688 gene encoding uncharacterized protein LOC100277688, with translation MWPGCGGRFYWAPESAPPGQARGVAVLFAWVWSDETQLRPFVELYSSLGWRCLVCHPDLVALYLSEKAISLATGVINELVKELKIKIVPIVLASFSGGSKGCMYKVIQLLDGICEGDAIMKDYRLVRNCICGQIYDSSPVDFVSDVGAQFVQKPADGNSSQPTILHSWMAKALASVMDTLFPSRIEAQRAEYWHTLYSAAGLGPVLLFCSEADNLAPCYIICGFARRLIELGTEVKLMKWNSSQHVGHYNSHETEYRTAVDDMLKKALLTFCHRSQLYDSNMAGDREYKIAHSVCSLHNAAANSNESLRGVPNSPSDHFFLPSSKDHDESQEPGSHMSHPPCMEPKGVLGQILFDVCVPRNVEGWDIKPTVSPNGRPTFASARQLGPFNPIRYFRRSRL, from the exons ATGTGGCCCGGCTGCGGTGGCCGGTTTTACTGGGCGCCGGAATCGGCGCCGCCGGGGCAGGCCAGGGGCGTCGCGGTCCTGTTCGCGTGGGTGTGGAGCGACGAGACGCAGTTGCGGCCGTTCGTTGAGCTGTACTCCTCGCTCGGGTGGCGCTGCCTCGTCTGCCACCCCGATCTCGTCGCACT ATATCTCTCTGAGAAAGCAATATCGCTGGCAACTGGTGTTATAAATGAGCTGGTTAAG GAACTGAAAATAAAAATTGTGCCAATTGTTCTTGCTTCCTTTTCTGGCGGCTCAAAGGGATGCATGTATAAGGTTATTCAG TTACTAGATGGAATATGTGAAGGAGATGCAATCATG AAGGACTATCGGTTAGTGAGGAACTGTATCTGCGGGCAAATTTATGACTCTAGCCCTGTAGATTTTGTCAGTGATGTGGGCGCCCAGTTTGTCCAAAAGCCTGCTGATGGAAATTCATCTCAGCCAACTATATTGCATTCATGGATGGCAAAGGCTCTAGCTTCTGTCATGGATACTCTCTTCCCAAGCAGGATTGAAGCTCAGCGTGCAGAGTACTGGCACACACTGTACTCGGCAGCA GGATTGGGCCCAGTTCTTCTATTTTGCTCAGAAGCTGATAACCTTGCTCCATGCTATATTATCTGTGGTTTTGCACGGCGTTTGATTGAACTAGGCACAGAGGTTAAACTTATGAAATGGAACAGCTCCCAACATGTCG GTCATTACAATTCACATGAAACTGAATACAGGACAGCTGTAGATGATATGTTGAAGAAGGCTCTCCTTACCTTCTGCCACCGAAGCCAACTATATGACTCAAATATGGCTGGTGACCGGGAGTACAAGATAGCGCACTCGGTCTGCAGTCTACACAATGCTGCAGCCAATTCAAACGAGAGTTTAAGAGGGGTTCCTAACAGTCCTAGCGATCACTTCTTCTTGCCAAGTTCGAAGGATCACGATGAGTCTCAGGAACCCGGGTCCCACATGTCCCATCCACCCTGCATGGAGCCTAAAGGAGTCCTTGGCCAAATCCTGTTTGATGTTTGTGTTCCGAGAAATGTTGAAGGATGGGACATCAAGCCGACAGTGTCCCCGAATGGACGGCCAACATTTGCTTCTGCCCGTCAACTTGGTCCATTCAATCCCATCAGGTACTTCCGACGTTCAAGACTATAG